A genomic stretch from Helianthus annuus cultivar XRQ/B chromosome 1, HanXRQr2.0-SUNRISE, whole genome shotgun sequence includes:
- the LOC110935515 gene encoding U-box domain-containing protein 9: protein MAKSGVFERDPTDNLKKALQKLVKTIVEDSSDDEILDQTVQILQSLKQGIQYYPQEFNCPLSKEIMTDPVIICTGKTYDRVSIQKWLSGGNRTCPETGQVLSHTVLTPNHLVRDMIAQWCKNHGVRALNSPGPNPVNPVQYPDEQGLTEADRKHFRSLLKKLSLSDSISEKKEAARMLRSLTKKNPAFRGFFGECSTAIPELISPLSEMKNGVDPNLCEDVITTLLNVSIHESNKKPVVETVNVVPVLLDALRLGTIETRTNAAATLFTLSALDSNKLVIGKAGGLRPLIELLEEGHALAMKDAASAIFNLCIVHENKTRAVRDGAVSVLLDKINHRILVDELVAILAMLSSNQKAVEEMCDLGAVSCLFSVIRETTCARNKENCIAILYAICFSDRTKWKEMREEESRYETLSQLAENGNSRAKRKASGILDRINRPFNRTHTA from the exons ATGGCGAAAAGTGGGGTCTTTGAACGGGATCCAACCGACAATTTGAAGAAAGCATTACAAAAACTTGTTAAAACAATCGTTGAAGATTCATCAGATGACGAAATTCTTGATCAAACCGTACAAATTTTGCAATCTTTGAAACAGGGGATTCAATATTATCCACAAGAATTCAATTGCCCGCTTTCTAAAGAAATTATGACGGACCCTGTTATTATTTGCACCGGAAAA ACGTATGATAGAGTTTCGATTCAGAAATGGCTTTCCGGTGGAAACAGAACTTGCCCGGAAACCGGGCAAGTTCTTTCGCACACGGTTTTGACCCCGAACCATTTGGTTCGGGATATGATTGCACAATGGTGCAAGAATCACGGGGTTCGGGCCCTGAACAGTCCGGGCCCGAACCCTGTTAACCCTGTTCAGTACCCGGATGAACAGGGGTTAACTGAAGCTGATCGGAAGCATTTCCGATCGCTTCTCAAGAAACTATCGTTGTCGGATTCGATATCCGAGAAGAAAGAGGCTGCAAGGATGTTACGGTCGTTGACGAAAAAGAACCCCGCTTTTCGGGGTTTTTTCGGTGAATGTAGTACCGCGATACCCGAATTGATAAGCCCGTTATCCGAAATGAAGAATGGGGTTGACCCGAATCTTTGTGAAGATGTGATCACTACCCTTTTGAACGTGTCGATTCATGAGAGTAACAAGAAACCTGTTGTGGAAACCGTGAATGTGGTTCCGGTTTTGTTGGACGCGTTAAGATTAGGGACGATTGAAACAAGAACTAACGCGGCTGCGACGCTTTTTACGTTGTCGGCACTCGATTCCAACAAGTTGGTAATCGGGAAAGCGGGTGGGTTAAGACCGTTGATCGAGCTTCTTGAAGAAGGGCATGCGTTGGCAATGAAAGATGCTGCATCCGCGATCTTTAACTTGTGTATTGTCCATGAGAATAAAACTAGAGCGGTGCGAGATGGGGCGGTGAGTGTGCTTTTGGACAAGATTAACCACAGGATCCTCGTGGATGAGTTAGTAGCCATTCTAGCTATGCTTTCGAGTAACCAAAAGGCGGTTGAAGAGATGTGTGATCTTGGGGCGGTTTCATGTTTGTTTTCTGTGATAAGAGAGACAACGTGTGCACGAAACAAAGAGAATTGTATCGCGATATTGTACGCCATATGTTTTAGCGATCGAACCAAGTGGAAGGAAATGAGAGAAGAAGAGAGTCGTTATGAGACTTTGTCACAACTTGCGGAAAATGGAAATTCGAGAGCGAAAAGAAAAGCTAGTGGGATTCTTGATCGGATTAATAGGCCGTTTAATCGCACCCATACCGCGTAA